The sequence below is a genomic window from Sphingobacterium sp. ML3W.
CTGTCGTATTTAAAATATTAGATGCTGATTATTAAATAATTACAAATATATCGTCTTTATTGGATAATTTTGTGACTAGTTGCAATAAATTGACACGAAAAAAATAGCTTATTATTGTTTGTTCTCATATTCAAACAATTACTAAGAAAATGTAATGTTTAATATGAGTGAATTGAGGAAATAAGTTAAAGGTATATGTCGTACGATAGAATTAAACTTAAAAGTTTACATGATAAGGTAATTACTGCAGAACAAGCAGCGCAGCTATTTGAAAATGGTATGATAGTTGGCTCTAGTGGTTTTACAAAAGCGGGTGATAGCAAGGTTGTTTTGCCAGCATTGGCTGAACGAGCGCTAGTTGATCCTTTGAAAATAACATTGATTACTGGCGCCTCTTTAGGTCATGGTACAGATGGTAAATTAGCAGAAGCTGGTGTTTTGGCGAAACGTATGCCTTTTCAGGTTGATCGTACACTTAGGGCGAAGATTAATAGTGGGGAAGTCTTATTTATAGATCAACATCTGAGTGAAACTGCTGAATTATTACATAATAAAAATTTGGCAGCTGTTGATATTGCTGTATTGGAAGTTGCTGCTATTGAAGCTGATGGGAGTATTGTTCCAACAACCTCAGTTGGTAACTCTGCGACTTTTGCAGCCTTGGCAAAGCAAGTGATCTTAGAAATTAACACGGCTGTTCCCTTGGAAATTCGTGGTATCCATGATATTTATCAAGCAGAAGATTATCCGAGACGAAATGTGATTCCTATTGTTGCTCCTGAAAATAAAATTGGACGTAAAACAATTGCGCTGGATCCTTCAAAAGTTGTTGGTATCGTTTTTAGTAATATTGAGGATAGCCCAGCTGAAATAGCGGAGCCCGATAGTAAAACAACGGCTATTGCTGGTCATATTTTAAATTTCTTTGAGAGGGAAGTTGAAATGGGGCATTTGACGTCTAGTTTATTACCACTTCAAGCGGGTATTGGTAAGGTTGCAAATGCAGTTTTAACTGGATTTAAGGATAGTAGTTTCCGTAATTTAACGATGTTTTCAGAAGTACTACAGGACAGTACTTTTGATTTGATTGATGCTGGGGTAATGGATTTTGCTTCTGCCTCTTCAATTACCGTTTCAAAACCTTGCTACGATCGTGTATTTGGTAATTTGGACAAATATCGCGATAAGATGGTTTTGAGACCTCAAAATATATCCAATACACCAGGATTAATCCGTCGTCTAGGTGTTATCGCTATTAATACAGCTATTGAATTTGATATTTATGGTAATGTAAATTCAACACATATTTCGGGAACAAATATTATGAATGGTATTGGTGGATCTGGTGATTTTGCTAGAAACGCCTACTTGAGTATATTCGTAACACAAGCGGCTTCCAAAGAGGATCGTATTTCGCATGTATTACCAATGGCTTCACATGTGGATCATACCGAGCATGATGTTGATATTTTAGTCACGGATATCGGCTTGGCGGATTTAAGGGGTTTAGCGCCTCGTGAGCGCGCTCAAGTTATTATTGATAACTGTGTGCATCCTGATTATAAAGAGCAGCTACAAGACTACTATGACCGTGCTTGTGAGCGAGGAGGGCATACACCACATATTATTGAGGAGGCTTTTAGCTGGCATGTACATTTGCGCGATCAGGGTACTATGAAGAAATAATAGTATTCAAATAAAAACAGAGCAATCCAGATGGACTGCTCTGTTTTTATTTGAATACTTTACTTGTAAAGAACAATGCCCAGTGTTATGTGGATT
It includes:
- a CDS encoding succinate CoA transferase: MSYDRIKLKSLHDKVITAEQAAQLFENGMIVGSSGFTKAGDSKVVLPALAERALVDPLKITLITGASLGHGTDGKLAEAGVLAKRMPFQVDRTLRAKINSGEVLFIDQHLSETAELLHNKNLAAVDIAVLEVAAIEADGSIVPTTSVGNSATFAALAKQVILEINTAVPLEIRGIHDIYQAEDYPRRNVIPIVAPENKIGRKTIALDPSKVVGIVFSNIEDSPAEIAEPDSKTTAIAGHILNFFEREVEMGHLTSSLLPLQAGIGKVANAVLTGFKDSSFRNLTMFSEVLQDSTFDLIDAGVMDFASASSITVSKPCYDRVFGNLDKYRDKMVLRPQNISNTPGLIRRLGVIAINTAIEFDIYGNVNSTHISGTNIMNGIGGSGDFARNAYLSIFVTQAASKEDRISHVLPMASHVDHTEHDVDILVTDIGLADLRGLAPRERAQVIIDNCVHPDYKEQLQDYYDRACERGGHTPHIIEEAFSWHVHLRDQGTMKK